A stretch of the Glutamicibacter sp. JL.03c genome encodes the following:
- a CDS encoding DUF2516 family protein: MMNVAHLIEYYLMLALSVIILVLAVWALVDCLRHGAQRFAQEGKRTKGFWTGLTAASAVVSLLGILSGGGIGFLQLIGACIACVYLADVKPAVSGQGGGWYNY; encoded by the coding sequence ATGATGAATGTTGCCCACCTGATCGAGTACTACTTGATGCTGGCTCTGAGCGTCATCATTCTGGTGCTCGCCGTCTGGGCGCTGGTTGACTGCCTGCGCCACGGAGCCCAGCGCTTCGCGCAAGAAGGCAAGCGCACCAAAGGCTTTTGGACCGGCCTGACCGCGGCGAGTGCTGTCGTGTCCTTGCTGGGCATCCTCAGCGGTGGCGGAATTGGCTTCCTGCAGCTCATCGGTGCCTGCATTGCCTGCGTCTACCTTGCAGATGTCAAGCCTGCAGTCAGCGGGCAAGGTGGCGGCTGGTACAACTACTAG
- a CDS encoding DUF4193 domain-containing protein — MATDYDEVRPDVAEARKASLDAVKSANAPDAKSVVRELDEADHTDGMDLPGADLSNEELTVTVIPQKDDEFICGSCFLIRHRSQLVREEGNVGFCVECEG, encoded by the coding sequence GTGGCAACTGATTACGATGAAGTCCGCCCAGACGTTGCTGAGGCACGCAAGGCTTCACTGGATGCGGTTAAGTCCGCAAACGCACCGGACGCCAAGTCCGTCGTGCGCGAGCTCGACGAAGCCGATCACACTGATGGCATGGATCTGCCGGGTGCAGATTTGTCCAACGAGGAATTGACGGTCACCGTCATTCCACAGAAAGACGACGAGTTCATCTGTGGCTCGTGCTTCTTGATTCGCCACCGCTCGCAGCTGGTTCGCGAAGAAGGCAATGTAGGTTTCTGCGTAGAGTGCGAAGGCTAA
- a CDS encoding trans-sulfuration enzyme family protein, producing the protein MNSSSMPAAPRPDWDPKTLIVAGGRPAHDTDAPVNYPVTFTSTYHSQGQAAVDERVYARFSNPTWDPFEEVLGQLEVAALPALVFSSGMAAIAAALSLVPAGGVLVMPKHSYNGSLALSSELQAAGRLDIRPVDIADTEEVITALEGADVLWVESPTNPMLEVADLPVLLEEAKNRGVLSIVDNTFATPLLQRPLTSGADLVVHSVTKYLSGHSDIIMGALVTSDESLRQKLHGYRTLHGAISSPMDTYLALRGVRTMAVRIDRSQANSQVLAERLAVHPKVQAVRYPGLGQDPGHERAARLMDGFGSVIAFQAGQNAEDADQVVAGFNLITGATSLGGVETLAERRARHASEPETVPDNLIRLSVGIEDVEDLWSDVKQALEQL; encoded by the coding sequence ATGAACTCCAGCAGCATGCCAGCAGCTCCACGCCCCGATTGGGATCCGAAGACTCTTATCGTGGCAGGTGGCCGTCCGGCCCATGACACCGATGCGCCGGTTAACTACCCGGTGACTTTCACCTCGACCTATCACTCCCAGGGGCAGGCGGCCGTGGACGAACGCGTTTACGCGCGATTCTCCAACCCCACTTGGGATCCGTTCGAAGAGGTCCTGGGCCAGCTGGAAGTTGCAGCTTTGCCCGCTCTGGTTTTCTCGTCGGGCATGGCCGCTATTGCCGCGGCCTTGAGCCTGGTTCCCGCAGGGGGAGTTCTTGTCATGCCCAAGCACTCCTATAACGGGTCCTTGGCGCTGAGCTCGGAATTGCAGGCTGCTGGCCGGTTGGACATCCGCCCGGTGGATATCGCCGACACCGAAGAGGTGATCACCGCCCTGGAAGGGGCCGACGTGCTCTGGGTGGAATCACCGACCAACCCGATGCTGGAGGTCGCCGATCTGCCGGTGCTGCTGGAAGAAGCCAAGAACCGCGGCGTGCTGAGCATCGTGGATAACACCTTCGCCACCCCGTTGCTGCAGCGCCCGTTGACCTCGGGTGCCGACCTGGTGGTCCACTCGGTGACCAAGTATCTTTCGGGGCACTCGGACATCATCATGGGCGCGCTGGTGACCAGCGATGAATCGCTGCGGCAGAAGCTGCACGGCTACCGCACCTTGCACGGAGCGATCAGCTCCCCGATGGACACCTACCTTGCCCTGCGCGGCGTGCGGACCATGGCCGTGCGCATCGATCGTTCGCAAGCGAACAGCCAGGTGCTGGCCGAACGCCTGGCCGTACATCCCAAGGTGCAAGCGGTGCGCTACCCGGGGCTGGGGCAAGATCCAGGCCATGAGCGCGCTGCGCGGCTGATGGATGGATTTGGCTCGGTCATCGCTTTCCAAGCAGGGCAGAACGCCGAGGATGCTGATCAGGTTGTCGCCGGCTTCAACCTCATTACCGGTGCCACGTCGCTGGGCGGGGTGGAAACCTTGGCCGAGCGTCGAGCCCGCCATGCATCGGAACCCGAGACTGTCCCGGATAACCTGATCCGCTTGTCGGTGGGCATCGAAGATGTCGAAGACCTGTGGTCCGATGTGAAGCAGGCCCTGGAACAGCTTTAG
- a CDS encoding phosphoglyceromutase produces MSHTLILLRHGQSEWNEKNLFTGWYDVSLTEQGRAEASRGGQLLAEAGYKPEVLHTSLLTRAIVTANLALEAAGRSWIPVNRDWRLNERHYGALQGKDKAQTLAEFGEEQFMEWRRSYDTPPPVLDDSSEFSQINDERYAALGDSAPRTECLKDVLERMLPYWEENIKADLSEGKTVMVTAHGNSLRALVKHLDGISDEDIANLNIPTGIPLVYELDDDFQPITKGGTYLDPAAAADAIKAVANQGRK; encoded by the coding sequence ATGAGTCACACTTTGATCTTGCTTCGCCATGGGCAGAGCGAATGGAACGAAAAGAATCTGTTCACCGGCTGGTACGACGTATCGCTGACCGAACAGGGCCGTGCTGAAGCTTCCCGCGGCGGCCAGCTGCTGGCCGAGGCCGGTTACAAGCCAGAGGTGCTGCACACCTCGCTGCTGACCCGCGCGATCGTCACTGCCAATCTGGCATTGGAAGCCGCCGGCCGCTCGTGGATCCCAGTGAACCGCGACTGGCGCCTGAACGAGCGTCATTACGGCGCGCTTCAGGGCAAGGACAAGGCCCAGACCTTGGCTGAATTCGGCGAAGAGCAGTTCATGGAATGGCGCCGCAGCTACGACACCCCGCCACCAGTTCTGGATGACTCCTCGGAATTCAGCCAGATCAATGACGAGCGCTACGCCGCGCTGGGCGATTCCGCTCCACGCACCGAGTGCCTCAAGGACGTGCTGGAGCGCATGCTTCCTTACTGGGAAGAGAACATCAAGGCGGACCTGTCGGAGGGCAAGACCGTTATGGTTACCGCTCACGGCAACTCGCTGCGTGCACTGGTCAAGCACCTTGACGGCATCAGCGACGAAGATATCGCCAACCTGAACATCCCGACCGGCATCCCGCTGGTTTATGAGTTGGACGACGACTTCCAGCCAATCACCAAGGGCGGAACTTACCTGGATCCTGCCGCTGCTGCCGACGCCATCAAGGCTGTCGCAAACCAGGGACGCAAGTAA
- a CDS encoding response regulator transcription factor, with translation MTRILIVEDEESLSDPLSFLLEREGFEVRIAEDGLVAVAEFERHGADLVLLDLMLPGQPGTEVIRQIRLNSQVPVIMLTAKDSEIDKVVGLELGADDYVTKPYSSRELLARIRAVLRRQGEGEELISNVVTAGPVRMDVERHMVSVDNSEVSMPLKEFELLEMLLRNAGRVLTRGQLIDRVWGSDYVGDTKTLDVHVKRLRSKIEPDPASPEHLVTVRGLGYKFVV, from the coding sequence ATGACCAGAATCTTGATCGTGGAGGATGAGGAATCGCTTTCTGATCCGCTGTCTTTCCTGCTGGAACGCGAAGGATTTGAAGTACGGATCGCGGAGGACGGGCTGGTTGCCGTCGCCGAGTTTGAACGCCACGGTGCCGATCTGGTGCTCTTGGACCTGATGCTGCCAGGGCAGCCCGGAACCGAGGTGATCCGCCAGATCCGGTTGAACAGCCAGGTCCCGGTCATCATGCTCACCGCCAAGGATTCGGAAATCGACAAGGTGGTTGGCCTCGAGCTGGGAGCCGATGACTACGTCACCAAGCCATATTCGTCCCGTGAGCTGCTCGCTCGCATCCGCGCCGTCCTACGCCGCCAGGGCGAGGGCGAAGAGCTGATCAGCAATGTGGTCACCGCCGGCCCGGTACGCATGGACGTCGAGCGCCACATGGTTTCGGTCGACAACTCCGAGGTCTCCATGCCGCTGAAGGAATTCGAGCTGCTGGAGATGCTCCTGCGCAATGCCGGACGCGTGCTCACCCGCGGACAGCTGATCGACAGGGTCTGGGGCAGCGACTACGTGGGGGATACCAAGACCCTCGACGTTCACGTCAAGCGCCTTCGATCGAAGATCGAGCCGGACCCGGCCTCGCCCGAGCATCTGGTGACGGTGCGCGGCTTGGGCTACAAGTTCGTGGTCTAG
- a CDS encoding CarD family transcriptional regulator → MVFEVGETVVYPHHGAAMIEEIKMRKIKGEEKMYLKLKVAQGDLTIEVPAENVDLVGVRDVVGQEGLDHVFDVLRAEFTEEPTNWSRRYKANVEKLASGDVIKVAEVVRDLWRRENDRGLSAGEKRMLAKARQVLISELALAKDLDETKAEGLLDEVLASA, encoded by the coding sequence ATGGTTTTTGAGGTTGGCGAGACTGTTGTCTACCCGCACCACGGCGCCGCAATGATCGAAGAGATCAAGATGCGCAAGATCAAGGGTGAAGAGAAAATGTATCTCAAGCTCAAGGTGGCTCAGGGTGACCTGACCATTGAAGTTCCTGCAGAGAACGTTGATCTGGTTGGCGTGCGTGACGTGGTAGGTCAGGAAGGCTTGGACCATGTGTTCGATGTCCTTCGTGCTGAATTTACTGAAGAGCCGACCAACTGGTCGCGCCGCTACAAGGCAAATGTCGAGAAGCTAGCTTCCGGCGATGTCATCAAGGTGGCCGAGGTCGTTCGCGATCTCTGGCGCCGAGAAAATGATCGTGGTCTGTCGGCAGGCGAAAAGCGCATGCTGGCCAAGGCCCGTCAGGTCCTGATCAGCGAATTGGCTCTGGCCAAGGACCTGGATGAGACCAAGGCCGAGGGCCTGCTGGATGAGGTTTTGGCTTCGGCCTAG
- the cysS gene encoding cysteine--tRNA ligase, whose translation MSLRFYDTKTASVRDFQPLTEGEVKLYYCGATVQGMPHVGHVRSAIVFDVLSRWLEYRGLAVTTVRNVTDIDDKILEKSDNSFAADFQADEHYKPREEWFSLAYRFEQEFARAYEALGVRRPTYEPRATGHITEMHELITELINRGHAYPAADGSGDVYFDVRSYEQYGALTRQKIDDMQDAADSDPRGKKDPRDFALWKGHKDSDPRTASWPSPWGRGRPGWHLECSAMAGKYLGSEFDIHGGGLDLRFPHHENEMAQSNAAGHGFANFWMHNGMVTYEGEKMSKSVGNTISPEEMLALADARVVRYFLGQAQYRSMLDYRPDSLTEAGAAVERIDTFISNARYRLGSAAETIAATQVPEAFASAMDDDLNVPMALAALHETVRHGNASLDKHEDAAVAAALGQVLAMTQVLGLDDASGQQNSDASAEHEVLDQLIQAQLAERAQARAAKDWSRSDAIRDALAAAGITVLDSADGARWTLNN comes from the coding sequence GTGAGCCTGCGATTCTATGACACCAAAACAGCATCAGTACGTGACTTCCAGCCGTTAACCGAAGGCGAAGTCAAGCTGTACTACTGCGGCGCCACCGTGCAGGGCATGCCGCATGTGGGCCATGTCCGCAGCGCCATCGTCTTCGATGTGCTCTCCCGCTGGCTGGAATACCGCGGCTTAGCGGTCACCACGGTCCGCAATGTCACCGACATCGACGACAAGATCCTGGAAAAGTCCGACAACTCCTTTGCCGCGGATTTCCAAGCCGACGAACACTACAAGCCACGCGAAGAATGGTTCTCGCTGGCCTACCGATTCGAGCAGGAGTTTGCCCGCGCCTATGAGGCGCTCGGCGTGCGCCGGCCGACCTATGAGCCGCGGGCCACCGGGCACATCACCGAAATGCACGAACTGATCACCGAGCTGATCAACCGCGGGCACGCTTACCCGGCCGCCGATGGCTCCGGCGATGTGTACTTCGACGTGCGCTCCTACGAGCAGTACGGTGCGCTGACCCGGCAGAAGATCGACGACATGCAGGATGCCGCCGACTCGGATCCACGCGGCAAAAAGGACCCTCGGGACTTCGCCCTGTGGAAGGGGCACAAGGACTCCGATCCGCGCACCGCGTCCTGGCCAAGCCCGTGGGGCCGGGGCCGTCCGGGCTGGCACCTGGAATGCTCGGCCATGGCTGGCAAGTACCTTGGCAGCGAATTCGACATCCATGGCGGCGGGCTGGACCTGCGCTTCCCGCACCACGAAAACGAAATGGCCCAGTCCAATGCGGCCGGGCACGGATTCGCGAACTTCTGGATGCACAACGGCATGGTCACCTATGAGGGCGAGAAGATGTCCAAATCCGTGGGCAACACCATTTCCCCCGAGGAAATGCTTGCCCTGGCCGACGCCCGCGTGGTGCGCTACTTCCTGGGCCAGGCCCAGTACCGCTCCATGCTGGACTACCGCCCGGACTCGCTGACCGAAGCTGGCGCAGCGGTGGAACGCATCGACACTTTCATCTCCAACGCGCGTTACCGCTTGGGTTCCGCGGCAGAAACGATAGCTGCCACGCAGGTGCCGGAAGCTTTCGCCTCCGCGATGGATGACGATCTGAACGTTCCAATGGCCTTGGCCGCCTTGCATGAAACGGTGCGCCACGGCAACGCTTCCCTGGATAAGCACGAGGACGCAGCCGTTGCCGCAGCCCTTGGCCAGGTGCTGGCAATGACGCAGGTACTCGGCTTGGACGATGCCAGCGGCCAGCAGAACTCCGATGCATCTGCAGAGCACGAGGTGCTGGACCAGCTGATCCAGGCGCAGCTGGCGGAACGCGCCCAGGCACGCGCCGCCAAGGACTGGTCGCGTTCGGATGCGATCCGCGACGCCTTGGCCGCTGCAGGTATCACGGTGCTTGACTCCGCTGACGGCGCCCGCTGGACACTGAACAACTAG
- a CDS encoding DNA modification methylase: protein MITARMTAGRRIAASLAVAALAFGVTSCGAINEQATNTDYAASDGVHVDVADAQVRNLLLVTNSDGSKARLIGSVVNDSDSSLTLTVEAASTEPVTISVPAEQSVKLEDDANQKVVSGLNISAGEHAETTFTSGGETVDFSVPVVDGTLAEYRDFVPGGSDASVTDHLKKTESHATSEH, encoded by the coding sequence GTGATCACCGCACGCATGACCGCTGGACGTCGCATTGCCGCGTCCCTCGCTGTGGCTGCCCTGGCATTCGGTGTCACCAGCTGTGGCGCCATCAACGAGCAGGCCACCAACACCGACTACGCTGCCAGCGATGGCGTGCATGTCGACGTCGCCGACGCACAGGTTCGCAACCTGCTGTTGGTTACCAACAGCGACGGCTCCAAGGCGCGTCTGATCGGCTCTGTTGTCAACGACAGCGATTCCTCGCTGACCCTGACCGTCGAGGCAGCCAGCACCGAGCCAGTGACCATCTCGGTTCCAGCCGAACAGAGCGTCAAGCTGGAAGATGATGCGAACCAGAAGGTCGTTTCCGGCCTGAACATCTCTGCTGGCGAGCATGCAGAGACTACCTTCACCTCGGGCGGCGAGACCGTTGACTTCAGCGTCCCTGTCGTCGATGGCACCCTTGCCGAATACCGCGATTTCGTGCCAGGCGGATCCGACGCCTCCGTTACTGATCACCTGAAGAAGACCGAGAGCCACGCGACCTCGGAGCACTAA
- a CDS encoding ATP-binding protein, with the protein MNDVISTLIAGVLGLALGIVGVIAFRISQRRTARLPQVDEPLLPEGAAAVLSVIGRAFVILDDVDGVVRANPASYAYGLVRGHTLVHNELLALVRQVRADGVIAESQYELQRSTLGAGQLIVHVRVAPLGDEYILLLADDRTEITRTEAMRNDFVANVSHELKTPVGAISLLAEAITEAADDPTAVRRFSTRMDKESRRLAALVQDIIELSRLQASDAIVQGKEVNIDSVVAEAVDRSHLIAEEKGIDITVGGHLDEPILGDPDLLMTAVRNLIDNAIRYSPENTKVGVGIRQRDGYAQISVTDQGPGISPEEQERVFERFYRVDSARSRQTGGTGLGLSIVKHVLANHGGEVSLWSQPGQGSTFTLRLPLADEERAGTDGAADEMMKERAVEARTSDREGGRR; encoded by the coding sequence GTGAACGATGTGATCTCGACTCTGATAGCCGGTGTCCTCGGTCTGGCCCTGGGCATCGTTGGCGTGATCGCTTTCAGGATTTCCCAGCGCCGGACCGCCCGACTGCCGCAGGTGGACGAGCCTCTGCTCCCTGAAGGCGCGGCGGCCGTCCTGTCCGTCATCGGACGCGCCTTCGTGATCCTCGATGATGTTGACGGAGTCGTGCGGGCTAATCCCGCCTCCTATGCCTACGGCCTGGTCCGAGGCCACACGCTGGTTCACAACGAGCTGCTGGCGCTGGTCCGCCAGGTGCGCGCAGACGGCGTGATCGCTGAGAGCCAGTATGAATTGCAGCGCTCAACGCTCGGCGCCGGACAGCTGATTGTCCACGTGCGCGTCGCGCCTTTGGGCGACGAATACATTTTGCTGCTGGCCGATGACCGCACCGAGATCACGCGCACCGAAGCCATGCGCAACGACTTCGTGGCCAACGTTTCGCACGAGTTGAAAACTCCGGTCGGCGCCATCTCCCTGCTGGCCGAGGCCATCACCGAAGCGGCCGATGACCCGACCGCGGTGCGCCGTTTCTCCACCCGCATGGATAAGGAATCACGACGGCTTGCCGCGCTGGTCCAGGACATTATCGAGCTTTCCCGGCTGCAGGCCAGCGATGCCATTGTGCAGGGCAAGGAAGTGAATATCGATTCCGTTGTCGCCGAAGCGGTGGATCGCAGCCACCTGATTGCCGAGGAAAAAGGCATCGACATCACCGTCGGCGGGCACCTGGATGAGCCGATTCTGGGCGATCCCGATCTGCTGATGACCGCAGTGCGCAACCTGATCGACAACGCGATCCGGTACTCCCCGGAGAACACCAAGGTGGGCGTGGGGATCCGCCAACGCGATGGCTATGCGCAGATCTCGGTCACCGACCAGGGCCCGGGCATTTCACCCGAGGAGCAAGAACGCGTCTTCGAGCGTTTCTACCGCGTCGACTCCGCGCGCTCACGGCAAACCGGCGGTACCGGATTGGGGCTGAGCATCGTCAAGCACGTGCTGGCCAACCACGGCGGCGAGGTGTCGCTGTGGTCGCAGCCCGGCCAGGGCTCCACTTTTACCCTTAGACTTCCCCTAGCGGATGAAGAACGGGCAGGCACTGATGGTGCTGCCGACGAGATGATGAAGGAACGAGCGGTCGAGGCGCGAACCTCCGATCGCGAAGGAGGACGACGATGA
- the rlmB gene encoding 23S rRNA (guanosine(2251)-2'-O)-methyltransferase RlmB, giving the protein MSKKGPTKGSGGKGRRSLEGKGPTPKAEDRPYHKAYRAKQLSERSAAKRGTGKRTDRIKVNAEFVTGRNSVVEALRAGIPAKALHVAIRIDVDDRVRESLKLAAAQGIPLMEASKQELDRMTDDAIHQGLALQIPPYEYKDAVQLATKVVKDYDRGYTKSQPLFLALDGITDPRNLGAIVRSASAFGADGVIIPERRSVGMTASAWKTSAGAAVRVPVAKCTNLTTALKEIKAAGIFVIGLDAGGDMELPNFELATGPLCIVVGSEGKGLSRLVRENCDAIVSIPIDSAMESLNASMAVGISLYEVSRLRNQGAK; this is encoded by the coding sequence ATGAGCAAAAAGGGCCCAACCAAGGGCAGTGGCGGCAAGGGACGACGTTCCCTCGAGGGCAAGGGCCCGACCCCCAAGGCGGAAGATCGCCCGTACCACAAGGCTTACCGTGCCAAGCAGCTGTCCGAGCGCTCGGCCGCTAAACGCGGCACCGGCAAGCGCACCGACCGGATCAAGGTCAACGCTGAATTCGTAACCGGCCGCAACTCGGTTGTCGAGGCATTGCGTGCCGGCATCCCTGCCAAAGCACTGCACGTAGCCATCCGCATCGACGTGGATGACCGCGTGCGTGAATCCCTCAAGCTTGCTGCCGCTCAGGGCATCCCGTTGATGGAAGCATCGAAGCAGGAACTCGATCGCATGACCGACGACGCGATTCACCAGGGCCTAGCCCTGCAGATCCCGCCATACGAATACAAGGATGCTGTGCAGCTGGCGACCAAAGTCGTCAAGGACTACGACCGTGGCTACACCAAGTCGCAGCCGTTGTTCCTGGCGTTGGATGGCATCACCGATCCGCGTAACCTCGGCGCGATCGTTCGCTCAGCTTCCGCATTCGGCGCCGACGGTGTCATCATCCCTGAGCGTCGAAGCGTTGGGATGACTGCCTCGGCATGGAAGACCAGTGCTGGCGCAGCAGTGCGCGTTCCGGTTGCCAAGTGCACCAACCTCACCACCGCACTGAAGGAAATCAAGGCTGCCGGCATCTTCGTCATCGGCCTTGACGCCGGCGGCGACATGGAGCTACCGAACTTCGAGCTGGCCACCGGCCCGCTGTGCATCGTGGTTGGTTCCGAGGGCAAGGGCCTCTCGCGGCTGGTCCGCGAGAACTGCGACGCGATCGTCTCGATCCCGATCGACTCCGCCATGGAATCGCTGAACGCATCGATGGCCGTAGGTATTTCGCTCTACGAAGTGTCCCGCCTGCGTAACCAGGGTGCCAAGTAG
- the ispD gene encoding 2-C-methyl-D-erythritol 4-phosphate cytidylyltransferase — protein MKQTPSHTSSLILVAAGMGTRLGAGIPKALVQVAGKSLVEHAIDRILQVEQIAEIIVVTPADDYRMSEVLAPYGTALRTVPGGSSRADSVRRGLGAVSPDAANILVHDAARAFAPVDLYQRVIEALDQGHATAAIPALAVTDTISVVEPGTLDGTEYIEHTPARSTLRAVQTPQGFKASVLRQAHAQLDHYTEAELEKVTDDASIVRAYGEKVQVVAGAQQALKVTHPDDLDTVNQLISTQHSPANTAKEPMILPRIGNGIDVHAVSTDPARPMWLAGLHFPEDIGLSGHSDGDAVAHAACDALFSAAGIGDLGTHFGVDRPEFAGASGVRLLAEAARLVRDAGFEIGNVAVQFVGRRPRFSARREEASQVLSNAIGAPVSVIATTSDGLGYEGEGTGITAYATALVYAAQN, from the coding sequence GTGAAGCAAACACCATCGCATACCTCGAGCCTGATCCTGGTTGCCGCCGGAATGGGCACCCGGCTCGGAGCCGGCATTCCCAAAGCACTGGTTCAGGTAGCTGGCAAGTCCCTGGTGGAACACGCTATCGACCGCATCCTGCAGGTCGAGCAGATCGCTGAAATCATTGTGGTCACCCCCGCAGATGACTACCGCATGTCCGAGGTCCTGGCCCCCTACGGCACCGCATTGCGCACTGTTCCCGGAGGAAGCAGCCGTGCCGATTCGGTACGCCGCGGCCTTGGCGCCGTAAGCCCGGACGCCGCAAACATCCTGGTCCATGACGCCGCCCGCGCTTTTGCCCCGGTCGACCTCTACCAGCGCGTGATCGAGGCGCTGGATCAAGGCCATGCCACCGCAGCCATTCCCGCACTGGCCGTGACCGACACGATCTCCGTGGTGGAACCCGGAACGCTGGATGGCACCGAATACATCGAGCACACCCCGGCACGATCCACCCTACGCGCGGTGCAGACCCCGCAGGGGTTCAAGGCCTCGGTGCTGCGCCAAGCCCACGCCCAGCTGGACCACTACACCGAAGCGGAACTGGAAAAAGTCACCGATGATGCCTCGATCGTGCGCGCCTATGGTGAAAAGGTGCAGGTGGTCGCCGGTGCGCAGCAGGCATTGAAGGTCACCCATCCCGATGACCTCGATACCGTCAACCAGCTCATCAGTACCCAGCACAGCCCCGCCAACACCGCGAAGGAACCAATGATCCTGCCACGCATCGGAAACGGTATCGACGTTCACGCAGTGAGCACTGACCCCGCCCGGCCGATGTGGCTCGCCGGCCTGCACTTCCCCGAGGATATTGGCCTGTCGGGGCATTCGGATGGCGACGCGGTCGCCCATGCCGCCTGCGATGCGCTCTTCAGCGCGGCCGGGATCGGCGATCTGGGAACCCACTTCGGGGTGGATCGGCCAGAATTCGCCGGGGCCAGCGGTGTGAGGCTGCTTGCAGAAGCCGCGCGTTTGGTTCGCGACGCCGGGTTCGAAATCGGCAATGTCGCCGTGCAGTTCGTGGGACGCCGCCCGCGCTTCTCGGCACGGCGCGAAGAGGCCAGCCAGGTGCTCAGCAATGCGATCGGCGCCCCAGTCAGCGTCATTGCGACCACCAGCGACGGGCTGGGCTACGAGGGCGAAGGAACCGGAATCACCGCCTACGCCACAGCGCTGGTGTACGCCGCGCAGAACTGA
- the phoU gene encoding phosphate signaling complex protein PhoU, giving the protein MRKVFQADLQQIGEELIEMANQVATAMDRAWDSLANADVELAQEVIAADAKIDFLQNQLDERAIDTLALQGPVASDLRMIVGSLRMSASLERMGDLARHLAQLARLRFPSPAIPEKISTTFAEMAKIDIQIAQAVARLLDTRDLKIAAEIIELNHEVDRLHSSVFARIAEADWDASAPTTVDVSLTSRYLERFGDHGVSVARKVTYLVTGEWDPSDA; this is encoded by the coding sequence GTGCGTAAGGTTTTTCAGGCAGATCTACAACAAATTGGCGAAGAACTTATTGAGATGGCCAACCAAGTCGCGACCGCCATGGATCGCGCATGGGATTCGTTGGCGAATGCCGACGTTGAGCTGGCCCAGGAAGTCATCGCGGCAGACGCGAAAATCGATTTCCTGCAGAACCAGCTGGATGAACGCGCTATCGATACCCTGGCGCTCCAGGGCCCCGTGGCCAGCGACCTGCGCATGATCGTCGGCTCGCTGCGCATGAGCGCTTCGCTCGAACGCATGGGCGACCTAGCACGCCACTTGGCGCAGCTAGCCCGCCTGCGTTTCCCGTCGCCGGCAATTCCAGAGAAGATCTCCACGACCTTCGCTGAAATGGCGAAAATCGACATCCAGATCGCCCAGGCCGTGGCCCGCCTGCTCGACACCCGCGATCTGAAGATCGCCGCGGAGATCATTGAATTGAACCACGAAGTCGATCGCCTCCACTCCAGCGTCTTCGCTCGCATCGCCGAAGCGGATTGGGATGCTTCGGCCCCGACCACCGTGGATGTTTCCTTGACCAGCCGCTACCTTGAGCGCTTCGGCGATCACGGTGTTTCCGTGGCCCGCAAGGTCACGTACCTGGTCACCGGCGAATGGGATCCATCGGACGCCTAA